A single region of the Mugil cephalus isolate CIBA_MC_2020 chromosome 4, CIBA_Mcephalus_1.1, whole genome shotgun sequence genome encodes:
- the tmf1 gene encoding TATA element modulatory factor, which translates to MSWFNASHLSTFAKQALTTAQKSIDRVLDIKEEDQWGDTVVMPYDDVTLPGKLSLSGGWGMTQWEAPPEEKTTTPPPSSEAITTPVTRTVVDESENFFSAFLSSGDVQAVTKTQVVSVPPTKSQRPPQEEEEKKINEDVVQQDEETPNSGPDEKVHESQISESQTEEPESSQTAPYADTILLQPVSPVSSSTDLPCNTDSKTCSVKTDGGSADSVDSKIEPSQAPSEQQVDQDTTDSPEPSTSEPKKPTSSGPSPSTSSKEALQEQKDIKVEDRQNDTPSPPVSAFSSGTSTTSDIEVLDHESVLSESSASSRQETGESKAGLHLMQGSFQLLTASTCGDFPRLEDYPKLTESCGSSSDAFERIDSFSVQSLDSRSVSEVNSDDEIPGSRTLASVTAGPTSLTVSCQKQEDGVEEKAGKVEEDEDEEEGLTETMRKQSLDEMEESGRSATPVNSEQPEELMEQETEANASLSDSTLKAEDQITITPPITEEMKSVSTVQILELQKVIDELSGRLEKRESQLLAVSKDKAKLEEECDNLKDEVISLKEESSTVQSLKDEFTQRIADAERKAQLACKERDIAKKEIKGLREELSTRLNSSDTMEVIREKEEQIRGLLEEGEKLSKQQLQHSNIIKKLRVKEKESDARISKQQKKITEHEEELRHLQQVLDGKEEVEKQHRENIKKLNGVVDRQEKELSRLQSDCEELQEKNRSLQAALDNSYKELAELHKANASKASEAEEVALSRETQAKEQLSLALEKAQEEARIQQEALANQVADLRLALQRAEQQQARKEDYLREEISELQQRLQEAETRNQELSQSVTSATRPLLRQIENLQASLGGQTASWEKLEKSISDRLADAQAQLAVAVEKERSATEELLSIRSQLASLESQNSLLRQEKARHLAQLETEKNKREKLEDESSREHVELENLRGEHSRMLEESKKEKLLLTNQLEMEKMKVEQEKKKCYLAQEALKEKERKVMMSHSVGEPAPSSTPSLSRSSSISGADNAGLHTSILSQDESSDPSLGSLTMPVSMSGTNLYEAARLSGGSSIIENLQSQLKLREGEIAQLQLEITSLERSRSVMAEELVRLTNQNDEMDEKVKEIPKLKVQLKDLEQRHNTILQMYGEKAEEAEELRLDLEDVKNMYKTQIDELLRNQK; encoded by the exons ATGAGTTGGTTTAACGCATCCCACCTATCCACCTTTGCTAAGCAAGCTTTAACAACAGCTCAGAAGTCCATTGATCGTGTATTGGACATCAAAGAAGAGGACCAATGGGGTGACACTGTTGTAATGCCCTACGACG aTGTTACTTTACCTGGGAAGCTTTCACTGAGTGGAGGATGGGGGATGACGCAGTGGGAAGCGCCCCCTGAAGAAAAGACCACcactccccctccttcctcagAGGCCATTACTACCCCTGTCACTCGTACTGTTGTGGATGAATCCGAAAACTTTTTCAGTGCCTTTCTGTCATCCGGAGATGTGCAAGCTGTCACCAAAACCCAGGTAGTGTCTGTACCGCCCACTAAATCCCAAAGGCCACctcaagaggaggaggagaagaaaatcaACGAGGACGTAGTCCAACAGGATGAGGAGACTCCAAATTCTGGACCCGATGAGAAGGTTCACGAAAGTCAGATTTCTGAGAGCCAGACGGAGGAGCCAGAGTCTTCACAAACAGCACCTTATGCAGACACCATCCTTCTGCAGCCAGTTTCTCCCGTTTCATCTTCCACTGATCTTCCATGTAACACTGACAGTAAAACATGCAGCGTAAAAACAGATGGTGGCTCAGCAGATTCTGTAGACTCAAAAATAGAGCCGTCACAGGCTCCGTCTGAGCAACAGGTCGACCAGGATACCACAGATTCCCCCGAGCCTTCTACTTCTGAACCTAAGAAACCAACCTCTTCTGGTCCATCACCTTCCACATCATCTAAGGAAGCTCTCCAAGAGCAGAAAGACATAAAGGTGGAGGATCGTCAAAACGATACACCCTCCCCTCCAGTCAGCGCCTTTTCCTCAGGAACCTCTACCACCAGTGACATTGAGGTGCTCGACCATGAGAGTGTGTTGAGCGAGAGCTCTGCCAGCTCCAGACAAGAAACCGGCGAGAGCAAAGCTGGTCTTCACTTAATGCAGGGCTCCTTCCAGCTTCTCACTGCCTCCACCTGTGGAGATTTCCCCCGACTGGAGGACTACCCCAAACTCACAGAGAGCTGCGGCTCCTCCTCGGATGCGTTTGAGCGCATCGATTCATTTAGTGTTCAGTCACTGGATAGCCGAAGCGTCAGCGAGGTGAACTCAGACGATGAGATCCCTGGCAGTCGGACTCTGGCGTCTGTCACTGCAGGACCTACTTCGTTGACGGTATCATGTCAGAAGCAGGAAGATGGAGTTGAGGAAAAGGCGGGCAAAgtggaagaggatgaggatgaggaagagggaTTAACCGAAACAATGAGGAAGCAGTCGTTGGATGAGATGGAGGAGAGTGGACGGAGTGCAACGCCTGTGAATAGCGAGCAGCCGGAAGAATTGATGGAGCAGGAAACGGAGGCCAACGCCTCGCTGTCGGATTCCACCTTGAAAGCTGAAGATCAGATCACAATCACTCCACCGATCACAGAAGAGATGAAAAGTGTCTCAACTGTTCAGATTTTGGAGCTTCAAAAG GTTATTGATGAGCTGTCAGGCCGCCTCGAGAAGAGAGAGTCTCAGCTGCTGGCAGTGAGCAAAGACAAGGCCAaactggaggaggagtgtgacAACCTGAAAGA TGAAGTGATAAGCTTGAAGGAGGAGAGCTCCACTGTTCAGTCCCTGAAGGATGAGTTCACCCAGCGCATCGCAGATGCAGAAAGGAAAGCTCAGCTGGCCTGTAAAGAGAGAGACATAGCCAAAAAG GAGATAAAGGGTTTGCGAGAGGAACTTTCTACGAGACTAAACTCTAGTGATACAATGGAAGTCatcagagaaaaggaggagcagATAAGAGGTCTGCTGGAAGAGG GTGAAAAGTTGTccaagcagcagctgcagcataGCAACATCATCAAGAAGCTCCGTGTTAAGGAGAAGGAGAGCGATGCGAGGATCTccaagcagcagaagaaaatcaCGGAGCACGAGGAAGAGCTCAGGCACCTGCAGCAG GTCCTAGacgggaaggaggaggtggagaaacagcacagggagaacatcaAGAAGCTGAATGGTGTGGTGGACCGGCAGGAGAAGGAGCTGAGCAGGCTGCAGTCAGACtgtgaggagctgcaggagaaaaacaggAGCCTTCAGGCCGCTCTGGACAACTCTTACAA GGAGCTGGCAGAACTTCATAAAGCGAATGCCAGCAAAGCCAGTGAGGCTGAAGAGGTAGCTCTGAGCAGGGAAACGCAGGCCAAAGAACAGCTGAGTCTAGCTCTTGAGAAGGCCCAGGAGGAGGCCAGGATCCAACAGGAAGCACTGGCCAACCAG GTGGCTGACCTCAGACTGGCCCTGCAGAGGGCAGAGCAACAGCAGGCAAGGAAAGAAGACTATTTGAGGGAGGAGATCAGTGAGCTTCAACAG aGACTACAAGAGGCAGAGACAAGAAACCAGGAGCTCAGCCAAAGCGTCACTTCAGCCACGCGGCCATTACTGCGACAAATTGAGAACTTACAGGCCTCGTTGGGTGGACAGACAGCATCCTGGGAAAAACTGGAGAAGAGCATATCTGACAGGCTAG CGGATGCCCAGGCACAGCTGGCTGTTGCCGTAGAGAAAGAACGATCAGCAACGGAAGAACTCTTGTCCATCAGATCTCAGCTGGCTTCTCTGGAATCCCAGAATTCCCTGCTCCGCCAGGAAAAAGCCAGGCACCTGGCACAGCTGGAGACCGAGaagaacaaaagagagaaactgGAGGATGAGAGCAGCAG GGAGCATGTTGAATTGGAAAATCTGCGAGGAGAACACAGTCGAATGCTTGAAGAGTCCAAGAAAGAAAAG ctgctgctgaccaatcagctggagatggagaagatgaaggtggagcaagagaaaaagaaatgctacTTGGCCCAAGAAGCACTCAAGGAAAAG GAGCGGAAGGTGATGATGAGCCACTCCGTCGGGGAGCCTGCTCCATCTTCCACTCCCTCCCTGTCCCGCTCCAGCTCCATCAGTGGGGCAGACAATGCTGGGCTGCACACGTCTATTCTTTCCCAG GACGAATCTTCAGACCCCTCCCTGGGCTCCTTGACCATGCCTGTGTCAATGAGCGGGACCAACCTGTACGAGGCTGCCAGACTATCTGGAGGCTCCAGCATTATAGAGAATCTCCAGTCTCAACTCAAactgagagaaggagagataGCACAGCTGCAG CTTGAGATCACTAGTCTGGAAAGAAGCCGCTCTGTGATGGCGGAAGAACTGGTTCGACTCACAAATCAAAACGATGAGATGGATGAAAAAGTGAAGGAAATCCCCAAGCTGAAAGTTCAGCTTAAG GACCTGGAGCAGAGGCACAACACCATCCTGCAGATGTACGGAGAGAAGGctgaagaagcagaggaactgAGACTTGACCTGGAGGACGTAAAGAATATGTACAAAACTCAGATTGATGAATTGCTGCGCAATCAGAAATGA